The genomic DNA ATGATCCTTCTTACATTAATTTTGTAAAGACAAGCAATAGTGATGGAAGTCCGATTGGGGTTGCATATATACAAGGGATGAATGTAAATTTAAGAAGTGGTCCATCAACTACATCTGCAGTTATCCGTCAATTAAATCCTCCAGAATCTTATTTAGTATATATAAATGAAAATGGCTGGTTAAACCTTGGTGGAAATCAGTGGGTATATAATGATCCATCGTATATTAAGTATACTCAATATTAGGAATTAAAATGATAATGCAATATGGATGCGTATCTTTGTTATGTATAACTCAGATACGCATTGTAATAACAACATAAATTTTCATACTTATACACTATATGTTAAAAAGAAACATTAGAAAAGCCAATAGAATCGAAATGGTATATATTAAAAAAGTTTTCTGATATACATTGACAATGTATGTAGTATACATTAATCTTTAATTGTTAATGATAATCGATTTCATCTAGGGAGGACATATGATACATACTAAAAAACTAATTATGTTCTGCATTATGATACTCATGGTTGTAATTGCAGGATGTAGTAAAGAAGAGAAAAAAGAAAATGATATATCAGCTAAAGCAAAAGATTCATATACGGTCAAGCATGCAATGGGCGAAACGACAGTAAATGGTACACCTAAAAAAGTTGTTGTTTTAACAAATGAAGGTGCAGAGGCTCTCCTAGCTGTGGGCGTAACGCCAGTGGGGACTACGAAACCACGTGCTGGTGATGAATGGTACCCTCATGTAGCGAAAGAATTAAAAAATACGGAAGTTGTAGGAACTGAACGTGATATTAATTTAGAAGCAGTAATGAAGCTTAAGCCAGATTTAATTATCGGAAATAAAATGCGTCACGAAAAAATATATGATCAGCTAAAAGAAATCGCACCAACTGTTTATGCAGAAACATTACGCGGTGATTGGAAAGAAAACTTTACGCTTTATACAAAAGCTGTAAATAAAGAAAAAGAAGGGCAAAAAGCTCTTGATGATTATAAAAAACGTATTGAAGGAATGAAAGAGAAGTTAGGCGATAAATTGAATTC from Bacillus cereus G9842 includes the following:
- a CDS encoding ABC transporter substrate-binding protein → MIHTKKLIMFCIMILMVVIAGCSKEEKKENDISAKAKDSYTVKHAMGETTVNGTPKKVVVLTNEGAEALLAVGVTPVGTTKPRAGDEWYPHVAKELKNTEVVGTERDINLEAVMKLKPDLIIGNKMRHEKIYDQLKEIAPTVYAETLRGDWKENFTLYTKAVNKEKEGQKALDDYKKRIEGMKEKLGDKLNSKVSIIRFVPGDVRIYQKNSFSGVVLNDIGFKRPPLQDKDDFAIKGITKEQIPNMDGDYLFYFTSDKDADKNNEGNSLAKEWTEDPLFKQLQASKNNKVFQVDEVIWNTAGGIKAANLMLDDIEKYFLK